A window of the Tenebrio molitor chromosome 1, icTenMoli1.1, whole genome shotgun sequence genome harbors these coding sequences:
- the LOC138141554 gene encoding uncharacterized protein — MSTLRKNYLPKCYKDTIDRIRNELDPFNIWVSVDETTDALGRYVANCLVGKLSEDEPGKSYLLASKQLERTNHETIARFVNQSLEILWSTRVVAEKFLLFVTDGAPYMIKSGRHLKVFYPKIVHVTCLAHALNLVAEKIRYQYEDVDNLISNVKKIFVKAPLRVEMYKEKLKEMPLPPQPILTRWGTWLQAAMFYSEHFDSIKEVVMSFDGSSAVAIQKAQSIMKKPGIKNQLIYVRSNFKIICESITQLEKNGLPLTDSIKIVENVFTSLKKSPGPVAAVALKKLEDVTEKNPGYKFLLELARIFRGEDVPEHDTKMEEIYYKFAPITSCEVERSFSKYKSILVDNRQCFKVENLEQYLVCNVNT; from the exons atgtctactttacggaaaaattatttaccaaaatgctacaaagat actattgaccgcattcggaatgagctggatccttttaacatatgggtttcagttgacgaaacaacagatgcacttgggcgatatgtggcgaattgtctggttgggaaactttcagaagatgaacctggaaaatcttatcttttggcgtctaaacaattagaaagaacaaatcatgagacaatagctagattcgtaaatcaatctttag aaatcttgtggagtaccagagttgttgctgaaaagtttcttttgtttgtaacggatggagcaccatatatgataaaatctggtagacaccttaaggtgttttatccaaaaattgtgcatgtcacatgcttagcgcatgctttaaatctagtggctgaaaaaattcgctatcaatatgaagatgtggataatttaatttcgaacgtgaaaaaaattttcgttaaggcacctttgagagttgaaatgtacaaagaaaaactaaaagaaatgccactgcctccacagccaattttaacacgatggggaacatggcttcaggctgctatgttttacagcgaacactttgattccattaaagaa gttgtcatgtcctttgatggaagttctgctgttgctattcaaaaagcacagtctataatgaagaaacccggaataaaaaaccaattaatttatgttcgcagtaattttaaaataatctgcgaaagtattactcaattggaaaaaaatgggttacctttaaccgattcaatcaaaattgttgaaaacgtatttacctccctaaaaaaatctccaggccctgtagcagcagtagcattaaaaaaacttgaagatgttactgaaaaaaatcctggatacaaatttcttctagaattggcaagaatttttagaggtgaagatgtgccggaacatgacaccaaaatggaagaaatttattacaaatttgcgcccattacctcttgcgaggtagaaagaagtttttcaaaatataagtccattttggtggataaccgacaatgttttaaagtagaaaatttagagcaatatcttgtatgcaatgtaaatacgtaa